Proteins co-encoded in one Dyella japonica A8 genomic window:
- the fdnG gene encoding formate dehydrogenase-N subunit alpha, translating into MALTRREFIKFTGLGLAASSLGMLGFGASGEAQAAAVRPFKLTHATETRNTCTYCSVACGILIYSMGDRAKNARSNIIHIEGDPDHPVNRGTLCPKGSALLDIVHAPTRLKAPRYRKPGGTEFEEVSWDFALDRIARLMKDDRDKNFIAKNAAGTTVNRWTSVGMLAASASSSETSYLTWKVVRSLGMVVFDNQARVUHGPTVASLAPSFGRGAMTNTWQDIKNANVVVVMGGNAAEAHPCGFKWVIEAKIENGAKLVVIDPRFTRTASVADYYAPIRPGTDIAFLSGVMHYLLEKDAIQHEYVRSYTNASLIVKEGFAFNEGLFSGYNEETHAYDRSSWDYELDEQGFAKSDDTWQNPRCVINLLKQHVSRYTPEMVSRICGTPQDKFLHVCELMASTAAPDKAMTSLFALGWTQHSVGAQNIRSMAMVQLLLGNIGVAGGGMNALRGHSNIQGLTDVGLLSNQMPGYMNLPSDKETSLDVYMKTKLFKPLRAGQTSYWQNYRKFFVSFQKAMFGDAAKAENDWAFDWLPKLDVPLYDIIKAFEMMNNGQMTGYICQGFNPLQAFPDRGKIRRGLSKLKFLVTMDPLDTETSRFWQDFGPQNPAKPSEIQTEVFQLPVTCFAEENGSLVNSARWLQWHWKAADGPGEAMSDIWIMAGLFHRLRELYRKEGGAFPDPLLNVTWKYTDPVSPDPEELAKEMNGRALADLTDPATNTVATKAGTLLDGFAQLRDDGTTASGCWIFTGCFTEKGNQMARRDATDPREQGIAPNWAWAWPANRRILYNRASADLEGKPWNPAKPVISWNGTRWVGIDVPDYGPTVKPSDGVGPFIMNAEGMGRLFARDMMAEGPFPEHYEPLESPVDNVLHPKVKSNPAARVFADDRAVFGSPKDFPYVATTYRLTEHFHYWTKHALINAILQPEEFIEIGEVLAKEKGIEQGGWVKVTSKRGEVICKAYVTKRIKPMMVDGKPTHVIGCPIHWGFTGQARKGYGANTLTPSVGDANTQTPEFKAFLVNIEKTSAPVAA; encoded by the coding sequence ATGGCACTCACCCGCCGCGAGTTCATCAAGTTCACCGGCCTGGGGTTGGCAGCATCCAGCCTGGGCATGCTCGGCTTCGGCGCCTCGGGGGAGGCACAAGCCGCAGCCGTACGGCCCTTCAAGCTCACCCACGCCACGGAAACCCGCAACACCTGCACCTACTGCTCGGTGGCCTGCGGCATCCTGATCTACAGCATGGGCGATCGCGCCAAGAACGCGCGCTCCAACATCATCCACATCGAAGGTGATCCGGATCATCCGGTGAACCGCGGCACGCTGTGCCCCAAGGGCTCGGCCCTGCTCGACATCGTGCATGCACCCACCCGCCTGAAAGCACCACGCTATCGCAAGCCGGGCGGCACGGAGTTCGAGGAAGTCTCCTGGGACTTCGCGCTCGATCGCATCGCGCGCCTGATGAAGGACGACCGCGACAAGAACTTCATTGCCAAGAACGCTGCTGGCACCACGGTCAACCGCTGGACCAGCGTCGGCATGCTGGCCGCGTCCGCGTCGTCCAGTGAAACCTCCTACCTCACGTGGAAGGTGGTGCGCTCCCTCGGCATGGTGGTGTTCGACAACCAGGCGCGTGTCTGACACGGACCGACGGTGGCCAGTCTGGCCCCATCATTCGGTCGCGGTGCGATGACCAACACCTGGCAGGACATCAAGAACGCCAACGTCGTCGTCGTCATGGGTGGTAACGCCGCCGAGGCGCACCCCTGCGGCTTCAAATGGGTGATCGAGGCGAAGATCGAGAACGGCGCCAAGCTCGTCGTCATCGACCCGCGCTTCACGCGCACGGCCTCCGTGGCCGATTACTACGCGCCGATCCGTCCGGGCACGGACATCGCGTTCCTGAGTGGCGTGATGCATTACCTGCTGGAGAAAGACGCCATCCAGCACGAATACGTGCGCTCGTACACCAATGCCAGCCTGATCGTGAAGGAAGGCTTTGCCTTCAACGAAGGCCTGTTCAGCGGCTACAACGAGGAAACCCACGCCTACGACCGCTCCAGCTGGGATTACGAACTGGACGAGCAGGGTTTCGCCAAGTCCGACGATACCTGGCAGAACCCGCGTTGCGTGATCAACCTGCTCAAGCAGCACGTGTCGCGCTACACGCCGGAGATGGTGTCGCGCATCTGCGGCACGCCGCAGGACAAGTTCCTGCACGTGTGCGAGCTGATGGCCAGCACCGCCGCGCCCGACAAGGCCATGACCAGCCTGTTCGCGCTGGGCTGGACGCAGCATTCGGTGGGCGCGCAGAACATCCGTTCGATGGCGATGGTGCAGCTGCTGCTCGGCAACATCGGCGTGGCCGGTGGCGGTATGAACGCCTTGCGCGGGCATTCCAACATCCAGGGCCTGACCGACGTCGGCCTGCTTTCCAACCAGATGCCGGGCTACATGAACCTGCCCAGCGACAAGGAAACCAGTCTCGACGTCTACATGAAGACCAAGCTGTTCAAGCCGCTGCGGGCAGGGCAGACCAGCTACTGGCAGAACTACCGGAAGTTCTTCGTGAGCTTCCAGAAGGCGATGTTCGGCGACGCCGCCAAGGCGGAGAACGATTGGGCCTTCGACTGGCTGCCCAAGCTGGATGTGCCGCTGTACGACATCATCAAGGCGTTCGAGATGATGAACAACGGCCAGATGACCGGCTACATCTGCCAGGGCTTCAACCCGCTGCAGGCGTTCCCGGATCGCGGCAAGATCCGCCGTGGCCTGAGCAAGCTGAAGTTCCTGGTGACGATGGATCCGCTGGACACCGAAACCTCCCGCTTCTGGCAGGATTTCGGGCCGCAGAACCCGGCCAAGCCCAGCGAAATCCAGACCGAAGTGTTTCAGCTGCCGGTGACCTGCTTCGCGGAAGAGAACGGTTCGCTGGTCAACTCCGCGCGCTGGCTGCAGTGGCACTGGAAGGCGGCGGACGGTCCGGGTGAGGCCATGTCGGACATCTGGATCATGGCCGGCCTGTTCCACCGCCTGCGTGAGCTGTATCGGAAGGAGGGCGGCGCCTTCCCCGATCCGCTGCTCAACGTGACGTGGAAGTACACCGACCCGGTCAGTCCGGATCCGGAAGAGCTGGCCAAGGAAATGAACGGCCGCGCGCTGGCGGATCTCACCGACCCAGCCACCAACACCGTGGCGACCAAGGCCGGTACGCTGCTGGACGGCTTCGCGCAATTGCGCGATGACGGCACCACCGCCTCGGGTTGCTGGATCTTCACCGGCTGCTTCACCGAGAAGGGCAACCAGATGGCGCGGCGCGACGCCACCGACCCGCGCGAGCAGGGCATTGCACCCAACTGGGCGTGGGCGTGGCCGGCCAACCGGCGCATCCTCTACAACCGCGCCAGCGCGGACCTGGAAGGCAAGCCGTGGAATCCGGCCAAGCCGGTCATCTCGTGGAACGGCACGCGCTGGGTGGGCATCGACGTTCCCGACTACGGCCCCACGGTGAAACCGTCCGACGGCGTTGGCCCTTTCATCATGAATGCCGAGGGCATGGGGCGCCTGTTCGCCCGCGACATGATGGCGGAGGGCCCGTTCCCCGAGCACTACGAGCCGCTGGAATCGCCGGTGGACAACGTGCTGCATCCGAAGGTGAAGTCCAATCCCGCCGCCCGCGTGTTCGCCGATGACCGCGCCGTGTTTGGCAGTCCAAAAGACTTCCCGTATGTAGCCACGACCTACCGTCTCACCGAGCACTTTCACTACTGGACCAAGCACGCGCTGATCAACGCCATCCTCCAGCCGGAGGAATTCATTGAGATCGGCGAAGTGCTGGCGAAGGAGAAGGGCATCGAGCAGGGCGGCTGGGTGAAAGTGACGTCCAAGCGCGGCGAGGTGATCTGCAAGGCCTATGTGACCAAGCGGATCAAGCCGATGATGGTGGATGGCAAGCCCACCCATGTGATCGGCTGCCCCATCCACTGGGGCTTCACCGGGCAGGCGCGCAAGGGATACGGCGCCAACACGCTGACGCCTTCCGTGGGTGATGCCAATACGCAGACGCCGGAGTTCAAGGCGTTCCTGGTCAACATCGAAAAGACCAGCGCACCGGTCGCAGCCTGA
- the fdxH gene encoding formate dehydrogenase subunit beta, which produces MSDLQSQDYIRRSASTMTPPQARNHEEEVAKLIDVSRCIGCKACQSACMEWNNLRQDIGHFEGSYQNPNDLSPDVWTLMKFAEYENEQGNLEWLIRKDGCMHCEDPGCLKACPAPGAIVQYANGIVDFISDKCIGCGYCVKGCPFDIPRISKKDHKSYKCTLCSDRVAVGLEPACVKACPTGAIMFGSKTDMKQQAAERIVDLKSRGFAQAGLYDPQEVGGTHVMYVLHHADKPSLYSGLPDKPRISRMVEAWKGIIKPLALLGVAAAVLGGFFHWVTEGPNEVTDEDEEKGERVLEASEPEKTP; this is translated from the coding sequence ATGTCAGACCTGCAATCGCAAGACTACATCCGGCGCTCCGCATCCACCATGACGCCGCCGCAGGCGCGCAACCACGAGGAAGAGGTTGCCAAGCTCATCGACGTCAGCCGCTGCATCGGCTGCAAGGCCTGTCAGTCGGCCTGCATGGAGTGGAACAACCTGCGGCAGGACATCGGCCACTTCGAAGGCTCGTACCAGAACCCGAACGACCTCAGCCCCGACGTGTGGACGCTGATGAAATTCGCCGAGTACGAGAACGAGCAGGGCAACCTGGAATGGCTGATCCGCAAGGACGGCTGCATGCACTGCGAGGATCCGGGCTGCCTGAAGGCTTGCCCGGCGCCCGGCGCCATCGTGCAGTACGCCAACGGCATCGTCGACTTCATCAGCGACAAGTGCATCGGCTGCGGCTATTGCGTGAAGGGTTGCCCGTTCGATATCCCGCGCATCAGCAAGAAAGACCACAAGTCGTACAAGTGCACGCTGTGCTCCGACCGTGTAGCAGTCGGGCTGGAGCCGGCCTGCGTCAAGGCATGCCCCACCGGCGCGATCATGTTCGGCTCCAAGACGGACATGAAGCAACAGGCGGCCGAGCGCATCGTCGACCTGAAATCCCGCGGCTTCGCGCAGGCCGGCCTGTACGATCCGCAGGAGGTCGGCGGAACCCACGTGATGTACGTGCTGCACCATGCGGACAAGCCCTCGCTGTACTCCGGCCTGCCTGACAAACCACGGATCAGCCGGATGGTCGAGGCGTGGAAGGGCATCATCAAGCCGCTGGCGCTGCTCGGTGTTGCCGCCGCCGTACTCGGTGGCTTCTTCCACTGGGTCACCGAAGGGCCGAACGAGGTCACCGACGAGGACGAAGAGAAGGGCGAGCGCGTCCTCGAGGCATCAGAGCCGGAGAAGACGCCATGA
- a CDS encoding formate dehydrogenase subunit gamma, with protein MNRSKTVIVRYSRVNRVNHWINAICFVLLVLSGLAMFHPMMFWLSGLFGGGQWMRAMHPWIGCVLLVSYLGLIVQFWRENLVHKDDVEWMESIRYVVENDEEHVPPVGRNNAGQKFVFWSMTLLIPVLFCSGLVIWEVYFGEATPIPVQRAAVLIHSMAAIAAIIVWIVHVYAALWIRDSVRAMTQGYVTPGWAWRHHRTWLREIAAGRLGKDIIRKRP; from the coding sequence ATGAACCGCTCGAAGACCGTGATCGTGCGCTACAGCCGGGTGAACCGCGTCAACCACTGGATCAACGCCATCTGCTTCGTGCTGCTGGTGCTGTCCGGGCTGGCGATGTTCCACCCGATGATGTTCTGGCTGTCCGGCCTGTTCGGCGGTGGGCAATGGATGCGCGCGATGCATCCGTGGATCGGCTGCGTGCTGCTGGTCAGCTACCTTGGCCTGATCGTCCAGTTCTGGCGCGAGAACCTCGTGCACAAGGACGACGTGGAGTGGATGGAGTCGATCCGCTACGTCGTGGAAAACGACGAAGAACATGTGCCGCCGGTGGGCCGCAACAACGCTGGCCAGAAATTCGTGTTCTGGTCGATGACGCTGCTGATCCCGGTGCTGTTCTGCAGTGGCCTGGTGATCTGGGAAGTGTATTTCGGCGAGGCCACCCCGATACCCGTGCAGCGCGCGGCCGTGTTGATCCACAGCATGGCGGCGATCGCCGCGATCATCGTGTGGATTGTCCACGTCTACGCGGCCCTGTGGATCCGCGACTCGGTGCGCGCCATGACGCAGGGTTACGTGACGCCGGGCTGGGCCTGGCGCCATCACCGCACCTGGTTGCGCGAGATTGCCGCCGGCCGGCTGGGCAAGGACATCATCAGGAAGCGCCCATGA
- the fdhE gene encoding formate dehydrogenase accessory protein FdhE, with the protein MKQAGTPPEGKWTGPSHAGVKAPEPILLADPARRFAATAQRLERLADGHPLEAWLRFMAALADAQHTVATTLAPAATLSPAQVMQAVEARLPPLAADGHRRDASWSDGLALLLELVDDGQLPPAAQQAMEQLRSSDAASLEKLADRFLRGGLSATDAAAAVYVAAALQVYFTCSAARLDAADLRLLEERELCPCCGSPSVAGVITATGVTPGTRYLYCSLCSTAWNHTRAVCITCGGTRRLSLQAIEGDPGVVKAETCGDCHTYAKLLYQLQDTQVDPYADDLASLGLDLLVAEAGFARHAPNPLLLVGDEDSVAG; encoded by the coding sequence ATGAAGCAAGCCGGCACGCCGCCCGAAGGCAAGTGGACCGGCCCGTCACACGCCGGCGTCAAGGCACCCGAACCGATCCTGCTTGCCGATCCGGCCCGGCGCTTCGCCGCGACGGCACAACGGCTGGAGCGGCTGGCGGACGGGCATCCGCTGGAAGCCTGGCTGCGCTTCATGGCCGCGCTGGCGGACGCCCAGCACACCGTGGCCACCACGCTGGCCCCGGCCGCGACACTCAGCCCCGCCCAGGTGATGCAGGCGGTGGAGGCACGCCTGCCGCCGCTGGCGGCGGATGGCCATCGCCGCGACGCATCCTGGAGCGACGGGCTGGCCCTGCTGCTCGAACTGGTCGACGACGGTCAGTTGCCGCCCGCCGCGCAGCAGGCGATGGAGCAGTTGCGCAGCAGCGATGCCGCGTCGCTGGAGAAGCTGGCCGACCGGTTCCTGCGTGGAGGCCTCTCCGCCACCGATGCGGCCGCCGCGGTCTACGTCGCCGCCGCGCTGCAGGTCTATTTCACCTGCTCGGCGGCGCGCCTCGACGCGGCAGACCTGCGCCTGCTGGAAGAGCGCGAACTCTGCCCCTGCTGCGGCTCGCCCTCAGTGGCGGGGGTGATCACCGCCACCGGGGTCACGCCAGGCACGCGCTACCTCTACTGCTCGCTGTGCTCCACCGCGTGGAACCACACGCGTGCGGTGTGCATCACCTGCGGTGGCACGCGGCGGTTGTCCCTGCAGGCCATCGAGGGTGATCCCGGCGTGGTCAAGGCCGAAACCTGCGGTGACTGCCATACCTACGCCAAGCTGCTCTACCAACTGCAGGACACCCAGGTCGACCCCTATGCGGACGACCTGGCTTCATTGGGCCTGGACCTGCTCGTTGCCGAGGCGGGGTTCGCCCGGCATGCGCCCAACCCCTTGCTGCTGGTCGGCGACGAGGACAGCGTGGCCGGGTAG
- the selA gene encoding L-seryl-tRNA(Sec) selenium transferase, with amino-acid sequence MSAMAEPEVNVLRHLPAVAAVLATAEAALLVERHGRVAATEAIRQVIDAARDTLRVIPADAPSATELAQRAHGLLEARMPGLRPLFNLTGVVLHTNLGRAVLAEAAIEAAVEAMRHAVALEYDLADGTRGERDDHVRALLCELTGAQDATVVNNNAAAVLLCLNTLALGREAVVSRGELIEIGGAFRMPDIMARAGARMVEVGTTNRTHAADYRSAFNEHTGVVLKVHTSNYRIQGFTAEVGARELAAMADAAGVPLLNDLGSGSLVDLSRYGLAREPTVREAVEEGARLVTFSGDKLLGGPQAGFIVGDRALIAAINRNPLKRALRVDKLRLAAIEATLNLYRDPDRLAQRLPTLRFLARARDDIEAQAHRLQPIVAERLGPAFTVDVGECLSQVGSGALPLDTLASAALLIRPRGSQGALERLAAALRALPRPIIGRIADGALRLDLRCLDEADEARLAAALSRLDIDGVAAHTP; translated from the coding sequence ATGAGCGCCATGGCCGAACCCGAGGTCAACGTCCTGCGCCACCTGCCTGCGGTTGCCGCCGTGCTGGCCACCGCCGAGGCGGCCCTGCTGGTGGAGCGCCACGGGCGCGTCGCCGCCACCGAGGCCATTCGCCAGGTCATCGACGCGGCTCGCGACACCCTGCGGGTCATCCCCGCCGATGCGCCCAGCGCCACGGAACTGGCCCAGCGGGCCCATGGACTGCTGGAGGCCCGCATGCCCGGCCTGCGCCCGTTGTTCAACCTTACTGGCGTCGTGCTGCACACCAACCTTGGCCGTGCCGTGCTGGCGGAGGCGGCGATCGAGGCGGCGGTGGAGGCGATGCGCCACGCGGTGGCGCTGGAATACGACTTGGCCGATGGCACGCGCGGCGAGCGCGACGATCACGTGCGTGCACTGCTGTGCGAGTTGACCGGCGCGCAAGATGCCACCGTGGTCAACAACAATGCGGCCGCCGTGCTGCTATGCCTCAACACCCTGGCTCTCGGACGGGAGGCCGTGGTGTCGCGCGGCGAGCTGATCGAGATCGGCGGTGCCTTCCGCATGCCCGACATCATGGCCCGTGCCGGTGCGCGCATGGTCGAAGTAGGCACCACCAACCGCACCCATGCCGCCGACTATCGCAGCGCATTCAACGAGCACACCGGTGTCGTGCTCAAGGTGCACACCTCCAACTACCGTATCCAGGGTTTCACGGCCGAAGTGGGCGCGCGCGAACTGGCCGCGATGGCCGACGCCGCCGGCGTCCCGCTGCTGAACGACCTGGGTTCCGGCAGTCTGGTCGATCTGTCGCGCTACGGGCTTGCACGCGAACCCACCGTGCGCGAAGCCGTGGAAGAGGGCGCGCGGCTGGTTACGTTCTCGGGCGACAAGTTGTTGGGAGGACCGCAGGCCGGTTTCATTGTGGGCGATCGCGCGCTGATCGCCGCAATCAACCGCAACCCATTGAAACGAGCATTGCGCGTGGACAAGCTGCGGCTCGCCGCTATCGAAGCCACGCTGAATCTCTACCGCGATCCGGACCGGCTCGCGCAGCGCTTGCCCACGCTGCGTTTCCTGGCGCGCGCCCGGGACGACATCGAGGCGCAGGCGCATCGCTTACAACCCATCGTTGCCGAGCGGCTGGGTCCTGCGTTTACGGTCGACGTCGGCGAGTGTCTCAGCCAGGTCGGCTCCGGCGCCCTGCCGCTGGATACGCTCGCCAGCGCGGCGCTGCTGATTCGCCCGCGCGGCAGCCAGGGCGCGCTGGAACGGCTGGCCGCGGCCCTTCGCGCATTGCCGCGCCCGATCATCGGCCGCATCGCCGACGGCGCATTGCGACTGGACCTGCGTTGCCTGGACGAAGCCGATGAAGCGCGGTTGGCAGCCGCGTTGTCGCGGCTCGATATCGACGGCGTCGCCGCACACACCCCATGA
- the selB gene encoding selenocysteine-specific translation elongation factor: MIIGTAGHIDHGKTSLVKALTGVDTDRLKEEKARGITIDLGFAYLPLEDDLILGFVDVPGHERFVHTMVAGASGIDMALLVVAADDGVMPQTLEHLAILDLLGIRRGLVALTKADLATPERLADVSAQIREATAGTVLDGADILPVSSTTGRGMDALRDRLAAEARALGERADDGRFRLAVDRVFTLPGIGVVVTGTVLSGVVRVKDQVRLSPSGLAARVRSVHAQNRPVERGRAGDRCALNLAGEGITKDAIHRGDMVVDAFLHAPTDRIDARVHLLPGEPKAIGQWFPARLHHGAVEVGARIVLLDGLPLQPGGTTHVQLVLSRPIAAAALDRFVLRDVSAQRTMGGGVFLDLRAPARQRRAAGREAVRAALGIADAQQALAALLEAPPHAWDLFAFARDRALSAARLEEIVAALSPVVFDLGAQRIAISQSRWPGFVAGVHDYLQAFHTANPDLQGVSREKLRLASQPRLPPAAFVQALQHADLDGPIVRDGAFVRLASHIMQWIPEREALWHSIEPLLGGEARFRPPRVRDIAGILARPEQGIRHLLAFAARLGLVDEVAHDHFFLRTTMHEMVLIAADIAALAPDGRFTAAQFRDRLDNGRKVAIQILEFFDRQGVTLNRGTLRRFQSRYLDLYAAAAEVTSQHGRASSPVGRPDFKSG, translated from the coding sequence ATGATCATCGGCACCGCGGGCCACATCGATCACGGCAAGACCTCGCTGGTCAAAGCCCTGACCGGTGTGGACACCGACCGCCTGAAGGAAGAAAAAGCGCGCGGCATCACCATCGATCTTGGTTTTGCCTACCTGCCGCTGGAAGACGATCTCATCCTTGGTTTCGTCGACGTGCCCGGCCATGAGCGCTTCGTGCACACCATGGTGGCGGGCGCGAGTGGCATCGACATGGCCTTGCTGGTGGTCGCCGCCGACGACGGCGTGATGCCGCAGACGCTGGAACACCTGGCGATCCTGGACCTGCTCGGCATCCGCCGTGGCCTGGTGGCATTGACCAAGGCCGACCTGGCAACGCCCGAACGGCTGGCCGACGTCAGCGCGCAGATTCGCGAAGCAACCGCGGGCACCGTACTCGACGGCGCCGACATCCTGCCGGTTTCCTCGACCACTGGCCGGGGCATGGACGCGCTGCGCGACCGTCTCGCAGCCGAGGCCCGCGCCCTTGGCGAGCGCGCGGACGACGGCCGCTTCCGTCTCGCCGTCGATCGCGTGTTCACCTTGCCAGGCATCGGCGTGGTGGTGACCGGCACGGTGCTGTCCGGCGTGGTGCGCGTGAAGGATCAGGTGCGGCTGAGTCCCTCGGGGCTTGCGGCGCGTGTTCGTTCGGTACATGCGCAGAACCGTCCGGTGGAGCGTGGAAGGGCCGGCGATCGCTGCGCACTCAACCTTGCCGGGGAGGGCATCACCAAGGATGCGATCCATCGTGGCGACATGGTGGTCGATGCCTTCCTGCATGCGCCGACCGATCGCATCGACGCGCGCGTGCATCTGCTGCCTGGCGAACCGAAAGCCATCGGCCAATGGTTTCCTGCGCGCCTGCATCATGGGGCGGTAGAGGTCGGCGCGCGCATCGTGCTGCTCGATGGCCTGCCTTTGCAGCCAGGCGGTACGACCCATGTGCAGCTGGTGCTGAGCCGGCCCATCGCCGCCGCCGCGCTGGATCGTTTCGTGTTGCGCGACGTATCCGCCCAACGCACGATGGGCGGCGGCGTGTTCCTCGACCTGCGCGCACCGGCGCGCCAGCGCCGCGCGGCGGGGCGGGAGGCGGTGCGTGCCGCGCTGGGCATCGCCGACGCCCAGCAGGCGCTGGCTGCCTTGCTCGAGGCACCGCCGCATGCGTGGGACCTGTTCGCCTTTGCGCGGGACCGCGCGCTCTCGGCCGCCAGGCTCGAGGAAATCGTCGCCGCGCTCTCGCCGGTGGTGTTTGACCTCGGTGCACAACGTATCGCGATAAGCCAGTCGCGCTGGCCAGGTTTCGTGGCGGGCGTGCACGATTACCTGCAAGCCTTCCATACGGCCAATCCCGATCTGCAGGGCGTGAGCCGGGAGAAGCTGCGCCTCGCCTCGCAACCACGCTTGCCGCCAGCTGCCTTTGTGCAGGCACTGCAGCACGCCGACCTCGATGGTCCCATCGTGCGTGATGGCGCGTTCGTGCGACTGGCCAGCCACATCATGCAATGGATTCCCGAGCGCGAGGCGCTATGGCATTCCATCGAGCCGCTGCTGGGAGGCGAGGCGCGCTTCCGGCCGCCACGGGTGCGCGACATCGCTGGCATCCTGGCACGCCCGGAGCAGGGCATAAGGCACTTGCTGGCCTTCGCGGCCCGGCTGGGCCTGGTGGACGAAGTGGCGCACGATCATTTCTTCCTGCGCACCACCATGCACGAAATGGTGCTGATCGCCGCGGATATCGCCGCGCTCGCGCCGGACGGCCGCTTCACCGCGGCGCAGTTCCGCGACCGCCTGGACAACGGTCGAAAGGTCGCCATCCAGATACTGGAGTTCTTCGACCGCCAGGGCGTCACGCTCAATCGCGGCACCTTGCGCCGGTTCCAGTCGCGCTACCTCGACTTGTACGCCGCCGCGGCTGAGGTAACCTCGCAGCATGGAAGAGCATCGTCCCCGGTGGGGCGTCCGGACTTCAAATCCGGGTGA
- the selD gene encoding selenide, water dikinase SelD, protein MTSVRLTDLAHGGGCGCKLAPSVLQQLLAGKAATMPFAQLLVGTESSDDAAVWQVDEHTCVIATTDFFMPVVDDPHDFGRIAAANALSDVYAMGGKPIMALAILGMPLDKMDVDTVRAILAGGESICAEAGIPIAGGHSIDSAEPIYGLAAIGLCAPADVRRNSGAQAGDAVILTKGLGVGIYSAAFKKQALPAAAYAEMLASTTLLNRVGHALARDKDVHAITDVTGFGLLGHGLEMARGSGLRIRIEQARLPWFTQAEALAQAGYLTGASKRNWNSYSDGITLPAELPDWRRALLTDPQTSGGLLVACRPERAEAIRAMIEDAGYPRATIIGEALAGTPGVEMV, encoded by the coding sequence ATGACCTCTGTTCGTTTGACCGATCTTGCCCACGGCGGCGGCTGCGGCTGCAAGCTCGCACCCTCCGTGCTCCAGCAACTGCTCGCCGGCAAAGCCGCCACGATGCCGTTCGCCCAACTACTGGTCGGCACGGAATCCAGTGACGACGCCGCCGTGTGGCAGGTGGACGAGCACACCTGCGTCATCGCCACCACCGACTTCTTCATGCCCGTGGTCGACGATCCCCATGATTTTGGCCGCATTGCCGCAGCCAACGCCTTGTCCGACGTGTACGCGATGGGTGGCAAGCCGATCATGGCGCTGGCCATCCTGGGCATGCCGCTGGACAAGATGGACGTGGACACGGTGCGCGCCATCCTCGCCGGTGGCGAATCCATCTGCGCGGAAGCAGGCATACCCATCGCGGGCGGCCACTCCATCGATTCGGCCGAACCCATCTACGGTCTTGCCGCCATCGGGCTGTGCGCGCCCGCGGACGTGCGCCGCAACAGCGGCGCGCAGGCGGGCGACGCGGTGATCCTTACCAAGGGTCTTGGCGTGGGCATCTATTCGGCGGCGTTCAAGAAGCAGGCGTTGCCGGCGGCGGCGTATGCGGAAATGCTGGCGTCGACCACCCTGCTCAACCGCGTCGGCCACGCGCTGGCCAGGGATAAGGACGTGCATGCCATCACCGACGTCACCGGCTTCGGCCTGCTGGGTCATGGGCTGGAAATGGCGCGCGGCAGCGGCCTGCGCATCCGCATCGAACAAGCGCGCCTGCCGTGGTTCACACAGGCCGAAGCGCTGGCCCAGGCCGGCTACCTCACGGGCGCATCGAAGCGAAACTGGAACAGCTACAGCGACGGCATCACCCTGCCCGCCGAACTGCCGGACTGGCGGCGTGCGCTGCTGACCGATCCGCAGACCTCCGGCGGCCTGCTGGTGGCATGCAGGCCGGAACGTGCCGAGGCGATCCGCGCGATGATCGAAGACGCGGGCTATCCGCGCGCCACCATCATCGGCGAAGCGCTGGCCGGAACGCCGGGCGTCGAGATGGTCTGA
- a CDS encoding VOC family protein, producing the protein MHHSRLCALLIDCHVPDIDQAARFWADALGRPIDTEHPGTRGNYRMLETPEDEPIVQIQRVEHESRIHLDIETDDIPAEVARLEKLGAHVVSRLERWVVMQAPTGQRFCVVRIQRPGFPKNANRWE; encoded by the coding sequence ATGCACCACTCCCGTCTTTGCGCGCTGCTCATCGATTGCCACGTGCCGGACATCGACCAGGCTGCCCGCTTCTGGGCTGATGCGCTGGGGCGGCCGATCGACACGGAACACCCCGGCACGCGCGGCAACTACCGCATGCTGGAAACGCCGGAAGACGAGCCCATCGTGCAGATCCAGCGCGTAGAGCACGAGAGCCGCATCCACCTGGATATCGAAACCGACGACATCCCCGCCGAGGTCGCCCGCCTGGAAAAGCTCGGCGCCCACGTGGTGAGCCGGCTGGAACGCTGGGTGGTGATGCAGGCGCCCACGGGACAACGGTTCTGCGTGGTGCGGATACAGCGCCCCGGCTTTCCGAAGAACGCCAATCGCTGGGAGTGA